One region of Sandaracinaceae bacterium genomic DNA includes:
- a CDS encoding Dabb family protein produces the protein MITHVVLFKLKDRSEAAVEITRQVLLAMRGHIPELLDIEVGADQLHSERSYDIALITHHESWAALDAYQVHPVHQGVGVHMKQVVERSVAVDYET, from the coding sequence ATGATCACCCACGTCGTGCTCTTCAAGCTCAAGGACCGCAGCGAGGCCGCGGTCGAGATCACGCGCCAGGTGCTGCTCGCCATGCGCGGACACATCCCGGAGCTGCTGGACATCGAGGTCGGCGCCGACCAGCTGCACAGCGAGCGGTCCTATGACATCGCGCTCATCACGCACCACGAGTCGTGGGCGGCGCTCGACGCCTACCAGGTGCACCCCGTCCACCAGGGCGTGGGGGTGCACATGAAGCAGGTGGTGGAGCGCTCGGTCGCCGTGGACTACGAGACCTGA
- a CDS encoding NAD(P)/FAD-dependent oxidoreductase: MSQPDHQVVVIGGGFSGIGATILLEKAGFDDVLVLEMGEDIGGAWFHNTYPGVAVDTPSFGYSFSFEQNPSWSRVFAPGKELKAYADHCVDRYGIRRKIRLRAKVVAADFDEARNVWRLQLEGGEVITARFVIAATGVFSKPKSPAIAGLESFEGPTIHTATWDHSVSLTGKRVAVIGTGASAVQVIPAIAPEVAHLSVFQRTAIWILPKTDPEIPPHVQALFARLPATQRVARFAALAASETLLVLAFHYARDLPALRRYLTNTGLQHLERQVKDPELRKRLTPTYDFGCKRPSVSNHYLRAFTRDNVDLVTDPIERITPRGVQTRDGVLHEADVLVLATGFKVFEPDNVPPYPTRGVGGVELGRFWAEHRSQSYQGVSVPGYPNLFSILGPYGWNGTSYFALIETQMRHIVRLLREARKRGATYVDVQPRANADYHASMLKRQQRSVWFNADCQTSNSYYFNADGDVAFRPVTSAEAWWRAGHFPLRDYAFEA, translated from the coding sequence ATGAGTCAGCCCGACCACCAAGTCGTCGTCATCGGCGGGGGCTTCTCCGGCATCGGCGCCACCATCCTGCTCGAGAAGGCCGGCTTCGACGATGTGCTGGTGCTCGAGATGGGCGAGGACATCGGCGGGGCATGGTTCCACAACACGTATCCGGGCGTTGCCGTGGACACCCCGTCGTTCGGGTACTCGTTCTCGTTCGAGCAGAACCCCAGCTGGTCGCGTGTCTTCGCGCCCGGCAAGGAGCTCAAGGCGTACGCCGACCACTGCGTCGATCGCTACGGGATCCGCCGCAAGATCCGCTTGCGCGCCAAGGTGGTCGCGGCCGACTTCGACGAGGCCCGGAACGTGTGGCGTCTGCAGCTCGAGGGTGGCGAGGTCATCACCGCGCGCTTCGTCATCGCCGCCACCGGCGTGTTCAGCAAGCCGAAGAGCCCGGCCATCGCTGGCCTCGAGAGCTTCGAGGGGCCCACCATCCACACGGCCACGTGGGACCACAGCGTGTCGCTCACGGGCAAGCGCGTGGCGGTCATCGGCACGGGCGCGAGCGCGGTGCAGGTGATCCCCGCCATCGCCCCTGAGGTGGCCCACCTCAGCGTGTTCCAGCGCACGGCCATCTGGATCCTCCCGAAGACGGACCCCGAGATCCCGCCGCACGTGCAGGCGCTCTTCGCGCGGTTGCCCGCCACGCAGCGGGTGGCGCGCTTTGCGGCGCTGGCCGCGAGCGAGACGCTGCTGGTGCTGGCCTTTCACTACGCCCGTGACTTGCCGGCGCTGCGCCGCTACCTCACGAACACGGGGCTCCAACACCTCGAGCGCCAGGTGAAGGACCCCGAGCTGCGCAAGCGGCTCACGCCCACCTACGACTTCGGCTGCAAGCGCCCGTCGGTGTCGAACCACTACCTCCGCGCGTTCACACGCGACAACGTGGACCTGGTCACGGATCCCATCGAGCGCATCACGCCACGCGGCGTGCAGACGCGCGACGGGGTGCTCCACGAAGCCGATGTGCTGGTGCTCGCCACGGGCTTCAAGGTCTTCGAGCCCGACAACGTGCCGCCGTATCCCACGCGTGGCGTGGGCGGGGTGGAGCTGGGCCGCTTCTGGGCCGAGCACCGCTCGCAGTCCTATCAAGGCGTGTCCGTGCCGGGCTACCCCAACCTGTTCAGCATCCTCGGGCCCTACGGGTGGAACGGCACCTCGTACTTCGCCCTGATCGAGACGCAGATGCGGCACATCGTGCGGCTGCTGCGCGAGGCCCGGAAGCGGGGCGCCACCTACGTGGACGTCCAGCCGCGCGCGAACGCCGACTACCACGCGTCCATGCTGAAGCGGCAGCAGCGCTCCGTGTGGTTCAACGCGGACTGCCAGACGTCCAACAGCTACTACTTCAACGCGGACGGCGACGTGGCGTTCCGACCCGTGACCAGCGCCGAGGCCTGGTGGCGCGCCGGGCACTTCCCGCTGCGTGACTACGCGTTCGAGGCATAG